In Aedes albopictus strain Foshan chromosome 3, AalbF5, whole genome shotgun sequence, the genomic window GACGAATTGAAAAAAGGTAGATTAATCGTAATCTTGCAGACGTTCACATACCTCCAATACTCCATCTGCTGATTCAAAACCTCCCTGACGTCCTGTTCCAATCGCGAAAAGTAAATTTCCGGATTCACAAAAGGTTGACTCAGTACACATTTGTAGCGGTGGGCAAGGATTTCCAGTTTGCAACGCATTCCCATGATAAGCATCCCGATGCAGACCATATTGCTGAGAAACTTTGGCACGATTCCAAGGAACATCAGTTGCGTGGAGGTCAAGTAGAAAAGCCGTGTTGCCAGTTTCCCGTAGCACGTGAGCGGTGGTGGCATTCCTAGGGCTTGTTCGGTGATCTCGCTGGGGATGAATAGCAACACGGCATTGGCAGCCGTCATTGCGAAGCTGATTCGCATCATGGTGCAAGCCGAGCGGTTGAACTGCTTCTGAGGGAGTTCATCGTGAGCATCGTCACCGGATTTCACCCGATTACTGGTGATGAAATTAAGGACCGTGCAGACCGAGTCCTTTTGGAACATCAGCAGCAGCCACTTGGCTAGGACGGCAATGACACCAACGATTTTGGTGATCATGAAAATGGTTTGGAAATCGACGGCGACGTTCTTGCCATAGCCCACATAAAACATTTGCAGGGCGGTAACGGCGGACTGGTAGAAGAACAATCCGTTGACAAAGATGCGAACTTGCCGACCGTAGGTCCATTTGGGTGTTCTCTCGCTttggatttcttgagaaaaagAAGGAAACGAAATTTAGGTAACCTAATTAAGTTTCACTGGAACAGTGAACATGCCCAAGGAGGGCAAAAAAATCCTGTTTCGAAAAATCAGGGAATCAAACCAGATACATGCAAAAATGTGAATGTTtgagatagggaatcgcgctacttgggcggtggcttctatattcgtctgttttccactataactcagtcaaatttgaaccaattgacacaatttttggaatgcggtaagataggcatagtatctacccgtgtaaaacatttcaaatcaattggttcaaaattgactgagttatagtggaaaacagacgaatgtagaagccaccgcccaagtggcgcgataccctattgcaAATACCTGTTCCTGCTATCAGTAAGAATGCATCCATAAGGCAAAAGCAGTCACCAGCTGGACCTTCAGTCGAGAAAAAGTTGCTCACAGTGGAACTTCTGGACGTGATCCACGAACGCAGCTGCCTGTTACCTGATCGAATTCCGGCGAACATGGTGTTTTGGAGGAAGGATATCAACTGACGACACTGTATCATATCAATGCGTCTAGAATTGAGCAGAAGGTATCAAACAGAATTGTTAGTTAAATGAAACATATGGCAAATGATTCCGTTTAGTGCAAACGAAAACACTCTGATGTGATGTTTTGTTTTTCTATTTGATGACATGTGTTTCTAACTGCATTCATATTTAATGGCTAAATTGCGGATCAATTCTCTAAGTGAAAGAAAACGAACAACACTAAGCTTAGCTAAGACTGGCCATACGTGTCGATAGTTGTTCCTTCATGATTGATCCGGACTGGTATGTACTGCAATTCGATTCAAATAAATAATGTTTAGGACACTCCACTTATCTTTAAAGCGCATTTTTTCCAGTCCATACATTACAATCACAAAAGGAACCAATGAAATAGATGTTTAGGTCCAATAGACAGCTTCACTGTGTGGGTATTGATGATCTAAGGAAAGGAAACGAAAGGATTCTAGATAGAATCCCAaaaagattctgcagagaatccctagaggattctgcaaggaattccaagaggattctacgcagagaatcccgagaggattctgcgtagaattccgagaggattctgtgatgaatcccgagaggattctgcaaaaaatcccaaaaggattctGCAAAACATCCCAAAAGGATTCTACAGAGAATTCCGAgatgattctgcagagaatcccgagaggattctgcagagaatcgcgAAAGGATTCTACAAAGAAACCTGCGAGAGAATCTGGAGAgagtcccaagaggattctggaaagaatcccaaaacgattctggagagaatcccaagaggattctgtaaagaatccaaagaggattctAGGATTCTAGAGAgagtcccaagaggattctggaaagaatccaaagaggattctagagagaatcccaagaggattctagggagaatccaaagaggattctggagaaatttccaagaggATCCTggagagaatcccaagaggattttggagagaatcccaagaggattctggagagaatcccaagaggattctggagaaaatcccaagaggattctggagagaatcccaagaggattctggagagaatccaaagaggattctgcagggaatcccaagaggattctgcagagaatcccaagaggattctgcagagaatcccaagaggattctgcagagaatcccaagaggattctgcagagaatcccaagaggattctgcagagaatcccaagaggattctgcagagagtcccaagaggattctgcagagaatcccaagaggattctgcagagagtcccaagaggattctgcagagaatcccaagaggattctgcagagaatcccaagaggattctgcagagaatcccaagaggattctgcagagaatcccaagaggattccgcagagaatcccaaaaggattctgcagagaatcacaagagaattctgcagagagtcccaagaggattctgcagagaatcccaagaggattctgcagagaatcccaagaggattctgcagagaatcccaagaggattctgcagagaatcccaagaggattctgcagagaatcccaagaggattctgcagagaatcccaagaggattctgcagagaatcccaagaggattctgcagagaatcccaagaggattctgcagagaatcccaagaggattctgcagagaatcccaagaggattctgcagagaatcccaagaggattctgcagagaatcccaagaggattctgcagagaatcccaagaggattctgcagagaatcccaagaggattctgcagagaatcccaagaggattctgcagagaatcccaggaggattctgcagagaatcccaagaggattctgcagagaatcccaagaggattctgcagagaatcccaagaggattctgcagagaatcccaagaggattctgcagagaatcccaagaggattctgcagagaatcccaagaggattctgcagagaatcccaagaggattctgcagagaatcccaagaggattctgcagagaatcccaagaggattctgcagaaaatcccaagaggattctgcagagaatcccaagaggattctgcagagaatcccaagaggattctgcagagaatcccaagaggattctgcagagaatcccaagaggattctgcagagaatcccaagaggattctgcagagaatcccaagaggattctgcagagaatcccaagaggattctgcagagaatcccaagaggattctgcagagaatcccaagaggattctgcagagaatcccaagaggattctgcagagaatcccaagaggattctgcagagaatcccaagaggattctgcagagaatcccaagaggattctgcagagaatcccaagaggattctgcagagaatcccaagaggattctgcagagaatcccaagaggattctgcagagaatcccaagaggattctgcagagaatcccaagaggattctgcagaaaatcccaagaggattctgcagagaatcccaagaggattctgcagagaaatctaagaggattctgcagagaatcccaagaggattctgcagagaatcccaagaggattctgcagagaatcccaagaggattctgcagagaatcccaaaaggattctgcagagaatcccaagaggattccaagagaatcccaagaggattccaagaggattctggaaagaatcccaagaggattctgcagagaatcccaagagcattctggaaagaatcccaagaggattctggaaagaattccaagaggattctggaaagaatttcaagaggattctggaaagaatcccaaaaggattctggaaagaatctcaagaggattctggaaaaaatcccaagaaaattctggaaagaatctcaagaggattctgggaagaatcccaagaggattctgggaagaatcccaagaggattctggaaagaatcccaagaggattctggaaagaatctcaagaggattctggaaagaatctcaagaggattctggaaagaatcccaaaaggattctggaaagaatcccaagaggattctgggaagaatcccaagaggattctggaaataatcccaagaggattctgcagagaatcccaagaggattctggaaagaatcccaagaggattctggaaagaatcccaagaggattctggaaagaatcccaagaggattctggaaagaatcccaagaggattctggaaagaatcccaaaaggattctggaaagaatctcaagaggattctggaaagaatcccaagaggattctggaaagaatcccaagaggattctggagacaatcccaggaggaatctggagagaatcccaagaggattctggagagattccaaagaggattctggagagaatcctaagaggattctggagataattccaagaggatttcgcAGAGAATaataagaggattctgcagagaatcccaagaggattctgcagagaatcccgacaatcccaagaggattctgcagagaatcccaagaggattttgcagagaatcccaagaggattctgcagagaatccccagaggattctgcagagaatccccagagcattctgcagagaatccccagaggattctgcagaaaatccccagaggattctgcagagaacccccagaggattctgcaaagaatccccagatgattctgtagagaatccccagaggattctgcagggaatgccaagaggatactgcagagaatcccaagaagattccgcagagaatcccaagagggttctgcagagaatcccaaggggattctgcagagaatcccaagaggattctgcagagaattccaagaggattctgcagagaatcccaagaggattctgcagagaatcccaagagaattctgcagagaatcccaagaggattctgcagagaatcccaagaggattctgcagagaatcctcagaggattctgcagagaatcccgagaggattctgcagagaatccccagaggattctgcagagaatccccagaggattctgcagagaatccccagaTGATTATgtaaagaatccccagaggattctgcagagaatccccagaggattctgcagaaaatccccagaggattctgcagaaaatccccagaggattctgcagagaatacctagaggattctgcagagaatcccaagcGGATTCTGCAAacaatcctcacaggattctgcagagaatccccagaggattctgtagagaatccccaaagaattctgcaaagaatccccagaggattctgctgagaatccccagaagattctgcagagaatccacagaggattctgcaaaaaatccccagatgattctgtagagaatccccagaggattctgcagaaaatccccagaggattctgcagagaatgccAAGAGGTTACTGCACAGAATCCCAAGAAGATTCcgcagagaatcccaagagggttctgcagagaatccccagaggattctgctgagaatccccagaggattctgcagagaatcctcagaggattctgcagagaatcctcacaggattctgcagagaaaccccacaggattctgcagagaatcctcagaggattctgcagagaatccccagaggattctgcagagaatccccagaggattctgcagagaatccccagaggattctgcagagaatccccagaggattctgcagagaatccccagaggattctgcagagaatccccagagaattctgcagagaatcctcagagaattctgcagagaatccccagaggattctgcggagaatcctcagaggattctgcagagaatcccatgaggattctgcagagattcccaagaggattctgcagagaattctcagaaaattctgcagagaatccccagaggattctgcagagaatccccagaggattctgcagagaatccccagatgattctgtagagaatccccagaggattctgcaaagaatacccagaggattctgcaaagaattcctagaggattctgcagagaatccccagcggattctgctgagaatccccagagaattctgcagagaatcctcagaggattctgcagagaatccccagaggattctgcagagaatccccagaggattctgcagagaatccccagaggattctgcagagaatccccagaggattctgcagagaatccccagaggattctgcagagaatccccagaggattctgcagagaatccccagaggattctgcagagaatccccagaggattctgcagagtatCCCCAGagggttctgcagagaatccccagaggattctgcagagaatcctcagaggattctgcagagaatcccatgaggattctgcagagattcccaagaggattctgcagagaattctcagaaaattctgcagagaatccccacccaagtaacacacttgtcaccgaagagtcacggcggcgcaggtttttgttgcgcataagtcattgtgacttacttctaacaaataaacacttacttgctagaagtaagtcatagtaacttctgcgcaacaaaaacctgcgccgccgtgactcttcggtgacaagtgtgctaCTTGGgcagaggattctgctgagaatccccagaggattctgcagagaatccccagatgattctgtagagaatccccagaggattctgcaaagaatacccagaggattctgcaaagaataccCAGAGGTTTCtgcaaagaattcctagaggattctgcagagaatccccagcggattctgcagagaatcctcagaggattctgcagagaatcctcagaggattctgcagagaatcctcagaggattctgcagagaatcctcagaggattctgcagagaatcctcagaggattctgcagagaatcctcagaggattctgcagagaatcctcagaggattctgctgggaatccccagaggattctgcagagaaacccaagaggattctgcagagaatccccagaggattctgcagagaatccccagaggattctgcagagagaccccagaggattctgcagaaaatccctagaggattctgcagataatacctagaggattctgcagagaaaccccagcggattctgctgagaatccccagaggattctgcaaagaatccccagatgattctgtagagaatccccagaggattctgcagaaaattcccagaggattctgcaaaggataccaagaggattctgcaaagaattcctagaggattctgcagagaatccccagcggattctgcagagaatcctcagaggattctgcagagaatcctcagaggattctgcagagaatcctcagaggattctgctgagaatccccagaggattctgcagagaatccccagaggattctgcagagaatccccagaggattctgcagagaatccccagaggattctgcagagaatccccagaggattctgcagagaatccccagaggattctgcagagaatccccagaggattctgcagagaatccccagaggattctgcagagagacCCCagaggattccgctgagaatccccagagaattctgcagagaatccccagaggattctgcagagaatccctagaggattctgcagataatacctagaggattctgcagagaatccccagcggattctgcagagaattctcagaggattctgcagagaatccccacaggattctgcagagaatccccagaggattctgcagagaatccccagaggattctgcagagaatccccagcggattctgcagagaatctccagaggattctgcagagaatcctcagaggattctgcagagaatccccagagggTTCTGCAGAgcatccccagaggattctgcagagaatcctcagaggattcttcagagaatcccaagaggattctgcaaagaatcccaagaggattctgcagagaattctcagaaaattctgcagagaatcccgaaaggattctgcagagattccccagaggattctgcagagaatcctcagaggattctgcaaagaatcgtcaaaggattctgcaaagaatccccagAGCATTCTACAgataatccccagaggattctgcagagattcttcagaggattctgtagagaatcctcagaggattcaacagagaatacctagaggattctgcagagaatccccagcggattctgcagagaatcctcagaggattctgcagagaatccccagaggattctgcagagaatccccagaggactctgcagagaattcccagaggattctgcagagaatccccagaagattctgcagagaagccccagaggattctgcagaaaaccccagaggattctgcagagaatccccagag contains:
- the LOC134291815 gene encoding uncharacterized protein LOC134291815 — its product is MIQCRQLISFLQNTMFAGIRSGNRQLRSWITSRSSTVSNFFSTEGPAGDCFCLMDAFLLIAGTEIQSERTPKWTYGRQVRIFVNGLFFYQSAVTALQMFYVGYGKNVAVDFQTIFMITKIVGVIAVLAKWLLLMFQKDSVCTVLNFITSNRVKSGDDAHDELPQKQFNRSACTMMRISFAMTAANAVLLFIPSEITEQALGMPPPLTCYGKLATRLFYLTSTQLMFLGIVPKFLSNMVCIGMLIMGMRCKLEILAHRYKCVLSQPFVNPEIYFSRLEQDVREVLNQQMEYWRHFAILQTLVEKAFFIAHFYAMYSIGSCLFLSHKTGFNFLSGTLVSLSVAYVLKYYMWCYLVDSVQDVGDSIGDLIYEHCAQMPYSRKHHSQYVRMKSSLVIIWMNTRTGYSMSCMGMLEITTKTFVSFLNVVYSVTMFLINMV